ACATCTTCCCTTGGCCTGTTGGAGTGATTCAAAGGAAAAGCATCCGTGAAGAAATCCAGACGCTTGCGAGATATCCGTATTAGGTTGGACGCCCAGGAAAGGGACAGGTTTTCTCCATGGGCGTGCATGAGTCTCTCTGCGGTCAGAAGGCACCCCGAAGAAAAGGTTGAGGAAGGACACCGGCAGAATTTTTCCCTGGACACAGACCGTATCCTTCACTCCCTTGCTTATTCCCGATACATTGACAAGACCCAGGTCTTTTACCTGATCAAGAATGACCACATCACCCACCGGGTTCTTCACGTTCAACTCGTCTCCAAGATCGCCAGGACTATCGGGAGGCTTTTGCGGCTCAATGAGGACTTGATAGAGGCCATCGCCCTAGGGCACGACATCGGTCACTGTCCCTTTGGCCATGACGGGGAGAGGTTCCTCTCCGACATCTCCCTGCGCCACGGCCTGGGTCACTTCCTGCACAACGTTCAGGGGGTTCGGTTTCTGGAAAAGATCGAGAGAAAGGGAAAAGGATGGAACCTGAGCTTGCAGGTTCTGGACGGCATCCTCTCCCATGACGGGGAGGTTCACACCCAAACCCTGACACCGGATGGGGAAAAAACCTTCGAAAAATTGGATATGGAGATAGCCCTGAAGGAAAAGGATCCCTCCACGAATATCCGCCCCATGACCCTTGAGGGATGCGTGGTTCGAATGGCCGATACCATTAGTTACGTTGGCAGGGACATCGAGGACGCCATCCGATTGGGACTTATCCGAAGAGAGGAAATCCCAGAGGATTGCAGGCGCATCCTGGGATCCACCAACGGAACCATCGTCTACACCTTGGTGGAGGATCTGGTGGCCAACAGCCTGGAGTCTCCCTACCTCCGTTTCAGCGGGGAGGTCGGCGAGAGCCTCAAAAAACTGAAGGATTTCAACATGTCCCGGATATACCAAGACGAAAAGGGATGGAAACAGACCGAAAAAATCCGCCTCATGTTCGAACTCCTCTTCGAAAAGTACCTCCAGGACCTGGAAACGGGAAATGAGGCATCCGATGTCTACCACGAATTTTTGGACGGGATGTCTGACACTTACAGAAATGAAACACCGCCTCCGGCCATAGCAAGGGATTTCATCGCCGGGATGACGGATGAATATTTCCTTGGGCAATGCCGAAAACGCCTTATCCCCACCCGAAAAGAACGCGGTCTGGTCCAGTGGTCCCTTTCCTGAATCCGCCCCCAGGACTCACCGGCACCCGCCTGGATCCTTGATGCACCCTGGGAAATGCACTTTCAACATGGAAAGACACCTCGCCTCCCAACGCTCCTGTTGCATGGTGCACTCAGGTGACTGGCCGACCGGGAAAATCATCGATTCCAGCATCAGGGAGGAAAGAATCACACCGCACTTTGAAACGCAAAACACTCAATGGCAAGGAATCCATATAATAAAAACAACAGCACGGATACCCATTTCAGGCCGGAACAATCAGCCATAAATCAGCCATAAAATAGCCACAAAACAGCTATTTCATAACTGAATCCCAACCTGTGGGAATGCCTGAAGAAATTGGGTTGACAAAAAGTGGTTAAAAACGTTAAGCATAAAGAAACCTTTTAATGGTCCAACCTGGGGTATGAATTAAGCCCTTTCCCGGCCCGGGGAAGGGGCGTGTCACATAAGCTTCTCAATGCACCGCTTGTGTCGGAAAGCATCTTTTTTCAAACATCGGACGTTACCCATAAATCCTGTACACGAAACTAAATGACGATCAGCCGGTTTCAGCCAGCACTCCCTTTCGGGTGCCCTTCAAACGTAACATGAGAAACGACACGGTTGGCAGGAGGTGTTTCGGCGCCCCTTTCTTTTCTATTCCTTTAACCTGCGGTCTCGAACCTCCCCTCCTTAGAAACCGGAATGATTCGTCCTGTTTTTAGAGTTGTCGTGCCCCCGGAAACTGAGGCATGCCTTTCTCAAAAGATCCGATTCGAGGTATGCCTTGAACCGTCAATGTGGATCGCTGGTTTGGAGAAAACCATCTTTTTCTCCTTTTTAACAGGTTTTTCCAACCTCTATCCTCCTTTTACACAAACAGTGACTTCCAGAGGGGAGGCCTTTCAGTATGTGTCCAACCAATGATCTTCCGGAAACCGAGCCCTTGTTGAAACTAGAAGACATCCACATGTACTTCGGCAAGGTGGCCGCGCTGGCAGGTGTGGATCTCGAGGTGAGAAAAGGAGAGATTCACTCCATCATCGGGCCCAACGGAGCAGGAAAAACGGTGATGATGAACTGCATCAACGGCCTTTACAAACCCCAGCGTGGGTCCATCTATTACAAAGGAAAAAAAATCAACGATCTGCGCCCCCACCAACGGGCCAGGCTTGGGATTTCCAGGACCTTCCAGAAAATCGAGCTTTTTGGGGGTATGACTGTCCTGGACAACATCCGCCTGGGCAGGCACATTCACCTCAAATCAGGGATCCTCAGCGGATCTATTTACGTAGGGAAAACCAAACGGGAGGAACTGGAGACCCGGAAATTCATCGAGGAGGAAATCATCGATCTCCTGGAGATCGAGAGTATCCGGGACAAAACCGTTCATATGCTCCCCTACGGTCTCCAGAAACGGGTGGAACTGGGAAGGGCCCTTGCCCTGAATCCTGAACTGCTTCTACTGGATGAGCCCTTGGCCGGACTCAACCTGGAAGAAGTAGAAGACATGGCCCGCTTCATCCTGGATATCAACGAAGAAGAGAGGTGGAAGGTCACATGCATTCTGGTGGAACACGATATGGGCGTAGTGATGGACATCTCCCACAGAGTCTTTGTCTTGAACTTCGGGAATAAGATCATCGACGGAACACCTGAGGAGGTTCAGAACAACCCAGACGTCATAAAGGCCTACCTGGGCGAAGAAGACCTCTATGCCACGAGGAGGTAATCACGAAATGGGCGGATCCAAACTGGAGATCACAAAAGACCTCACTATCCCCAAGCTTTTCGTCCACCAGTGCAAGAGATACTGGGACAAGAAAGTGGCCATGAGGGAAAAGGAGTTCGGCATCTGGCGCCCTTATACCTGGAAGGACTATTACGAGAACGTAAAATACCTGAGCTTGGGATTGATCCGCCTCGGGCTGGAGAAAGGGGACAAGGTCGCCATGATAGGGGACAACCGTCCGGAGGGACTCTGGGCGGAGATGGCGGCTATCTGCGCCGGAGGGATCGGGGTATGGCTTTTCCAGGACTGCATGATGGACGAGGTGAAGTACATCGTCGACCATTCGGACGCCAAGTTCTTTGTGGGAGAAACACAGGAGGAAGTAGACAAAGCCCTGGCCATCAAGGACGACTGTCCCAAAATGGAATGGATTCTCTGGGATGATCCCAAGGGGATGAGAAACTACAATCAAGATTTCCTCATGAGTCTGAAAAAGGTCCAGGAACTCGGGAGGGAACTGGACAGGGAAGATCCCGAACTTTTCGAAAGAAGGATCAATGAGGGGCACGGCGACGACATCTGCCTCCTTTTTTATACCTCGGGGACTACGGCCCTTCCCAAGGGGGCCCTCCTGAGTCACTGGAATATGCTGACCATGGGGAAAAATCTCATGGCCGTTGATCCTTGCTACGACACGGACGACTTTGTCTCCTACCTCCCCTTCGCATGGATCGGCGAGCAGATGATGTCCATATCCTGCGGGCTCCAGGTGGGTTACACCCTCAATTTTCCGGAAGAACCAGAAACCGCCCTCCAAAACCTCCGGGAAATCGGCCCCCACGTGATGTTCGCACCGCCCAGGCTTTACGAGGGCATGACCCGCCAAGTACAGGTCAAATACATAGATGCGACTTGGATAAAAAGAAAATGTTACGAGTTCGCGACCAAGGTAGGTTACAAGATCGCCGATTTGAAATTCGAAAAACAACCTGTCCCCTGGTACTTGAAAATCCTCGGATGGATCGCCTATATCACCGTCCAAAAAAAGTTAAAGGACCACCTGGGTATGTCACGTCTCCGCCATGCCTACACTGGGGGAGCGGCCATGGGGCCGGATCATTTCCGCTTCTTTCATGCCCTGGGGGTGAACCTCAAGCAGATTTACGGCCAGACGGAAATCGCAGGCATCTCCATAGTTCACCGTGACGGAGACGTAAAGTTCGATACTGTCGGGACGCCCCTTCCTGAAACAGAGGTCAGGATCACCGAAGATGGAGAAATCATCTCCCGAAGCCCATCGGTGTTCCAGGGTTATTACAAGAACGAGGAGGCGACCCGAAAAACTCTTGTGGACGGATGGCTTTACTCGGGAGACCGGGGTTTCATAGACGAAGACGGGCACCTGGTGGTCTTCGACCGCTCAAAGGACGTGATGACCCTCAGCGACGGGAGGCCCTTCTCACCCCAGTATCTGGAGACCCGGCTCAAATTCAGCCCCTACATCCAGGAGGTCTGGGTAATCGGTGACAAGCGGGAGTATGTGACCGCCGTCATGTGTATCGATTACGCGGTCGTCGGAAAGTGGGCCGATGACAAAAAGATCACCTATACAAGCTACCACGAGCTTTCCCAGAAACCGGAGGTCTATGATCTGGTGCAAAAGCAGATCGAGGAAGCCAACAAGGACCTACCCACCCCCGCCAAGATCCGGAAGTTCGTGAACCTGTACAAGGTGTTTGACGCGGACGACGAAGAGCTGACGCGGACCAGCAAATTAAGGCGTGCTTTTGTGGAGAACCGCTACCGGGATATCGTGGATGCCCTTTACTCAGACACGGACTCGGTCCACATGGATACCACCATCACTTATGAGGACGGAAGAGAGCAGCGGATCAAGACAGATCTCAGGATTCAAAAGGTGGAGGATTAGGCGTACCTGGACGGAGATTAACGGGAACTCCGGCACTTAAGGAGTACTCGGTTTTTCTTTGAGACTCGGGAGGAAGTCCATGGAACTTTTTTTGATGACTTTGATTACCGGCATCATGGTGGGAGGAATTTATGCCCTGGTGGCCCTTGGATGGGTTTTAATTTATAAGTGTTCCGGGGTCCTGAATCTGGCCATGGGGGAATTGACCCTGATCGGAGCCTACGTGACCCTGAGTTTTTATGAGATGGGACTTCCCTTTATCCTCGCGGTTGTCTGCACCCTGCTCGTCGGCATCGTCTTGGGGTTCCTCACCGAGAGGATCTTCCTCGACAAGCTCATAGGCGAACCCATCCTGACGGTGATCATGGTAACGGTGGGGCTTTCATTCTTTTTAAAAGGCCTTGTGGAGTTCATATGGGGTACGGACACCAAGGTCTTCGACCCGCCGATCTTTTCCATCAAACCCATCACCATGGGTTTTCTTAAGGTATCCCCGGTTTACCTCTGGTCTTTCATCCTCGCCATCGTTCTGCTGATCATTTTCGTGTGTTTCTTCAAGTATACCCGCTGGGGCCTGTCCATGCAGGCAACGGCCGACGATGAAACCGCGGCCCTCTCCCTGGGAGTCAGCGCCCGTTTCGTTTACGCTGCGGCCTGGGCCATTGCCTTCATGAGCGCTGGAGTGGGTGGGGCCCTCCTTGGGAACATCAACGGAATCAATATTTCCGTTGGACACCTGGGATTGCTTGTGCTTCCGGCCGTGGTCCTCGGGGGTCTCAATTCGGTTCCAGGGGCCATCGTGGGGGGAATCATTATCGGTGTTCTCCAGAATCTCTCCGGCTCCTACCTCGACCAATACTTTCCGGGTGGTGTGAAGGAAATAGTTCCTTATGCCTTTATGGCCGTTTTCTTGCTCTTCAAGCCATACGGGCTTTGGGGTTGGGAGAGAATAGAGAGGGTGTAACCGGTGGTTGTCGTATTGAAGGGATGTCGAAGGACCCGAAACTTTGGATAAAAGAACAAGGACGTCCGTCGTGGAGATGGCCGTCCATAAATAAATAATCCTTCCCAAATCTATCGAGGAGAAGTTCCTATGTCCAGTGTCTGGTTGCCTTGCGGGAAATACCATCAGGATTACGCCCATGACCAGGGATGGTGGCAGACTCCAGTCATCAAAGGAAAGATGATCCTGTTGCTTGCCACCGTGTTCATAGGCATCCCGCTCCTTGCCCCCGAGTACTGGGTGGGGGTAGGAACCATGGTAGGGTACACGGCCATGGGGGCGCTGGGGGTTCAATTGCTGATCGGTTATACCGGACTCATCACCCTTGGACACGCCGCATTCATAGCCGTGGGGGCCTATACCAGCACTCTCCTGGTTTTGCAATATCCATGGCCCCCTTTCATCGTCCGCTGGGGGCTCGCCTACCCCATCAGCATTATGGCGGCCGGGATAGTGGCTGGACTCTGGAGCGTACTTTTCGGACTCCCTTCGGCAAAGGTGAAAGGATTCTACTTGATCCTGACCACCATCGCCGCCCAGTTCATTACCGTCGATTTTATCCTGACCCAGTACGTCAGTCAGATCGGCGGACGGGGCCAGGCCTTCTCTCTTCCCCCCGGGACCATCAAGATCGGCCCCTGGACCATCGACTCGGAAGTCAAGATCTACTACGTCATGGCCG
This Deltaproteobacteria bacterium DNA region includes the following protein-coding sequences:
- a CDS encoding ABC transporter ATP-binding protein, whose product is MCPTNDLPETEPLLKLEDIHMYFGKVAALAGVDLEVRKGEIHSIIGPNGAGKTVMMNCINGLYKPQRGSIYYKGKKINDLRPHQRARLGISRTFQKIELFGGMTVLDNIRLGRHIHLKSGILSGSIYVGKTKREELETRKFIEEEIIDLLEIESIRDKTVHMLPYGLQKRVELGRALALNPELLLLDEPLAGLNLEEVEDMARFILDINEEERWKVTCILVEHDMGVVMDISHRVFVLNFGNKIIDGTPEEVQNNPDVIKAYLGEEDLYATRR
- a CDS encoding branched-chain amino acid ABC transporter permease is translated as MELFLMTLITGIMVGGIYALVALGWVLIYKCSGVLNLAMGELTLIGAYVTLSFYEMGLPFILAVVCTLLVGIVLGFLTERIFLDKLIGEPILTVIMVTVGLSFFLKGLVEFIWGTDTKVFDPPIFSIKPITMGFLKVSPVYLWSFILAIVLLIIFVCFFKYTRWGLSMQATADDETAALSLGVSARFVYAAAWAIAFMSAGVGGALLGNINGINISVGHLGLLVLPAVVLGGLNSVPGAIVGGIIIGVLQNLSGSYLDQYFPGGVKEIVPYAFMAVFLLFKPYGLWGWERIERV
- a CDS encoding branched-chain amino acid ABC transporter permease, giving the protein MSSVWLPCGKYHQDYAHDQGWWQTPVIKGKMILLLATVFIGIPLLAPEYWVGVGTMVGYTAMGALGVQLLIGYTGLITLGHAAFIAVGAYTSTLLVLQYPWPPFIVRWGLAYPISIMAAGIVAGLWSVLFGLPSAKVKGFYLILTTIAAQFITVDFILTQYVSQIGGRGQAFSLPPGTIKIGPWTIDSEVKIYYVMAVLLTLVVIVMANLLRSRVGRAWVAIRDNDIAAEALGINIVWYKLLAFFVAGFIGGVAGAFWVSNTAALSPEHFPWFWSLWLVGVILIGGVGSIHGAIYGSMFMVVIMELLQLGVIPLAEYYPKLLIDFAYVKDMSFGLAICAFLIYEPNGLAYRWWQIKNYFNLWPFSY
- a CDS encoding AMP-binding protein; translation: MGGSKLEITKDLTIPKLFVHQCKRYWDKKVAMREKEFGIWRPYTWKDYYENVKYLSLGLIRLGLEKGDKVAMIGDNRPEGLWAEMAAICAGGIGVWLFQDCMMDEVKYIVDHSDAKFFVGETQEEVDKALAIKDDCPKMEWILWDDPKGMRNYNQDFLMSLKKVQELGRELDREDPELFERRINEGHGDDICLLFYTSGTTALPKGALLSHWNMLTMGKNLMAVDPCYDTDDFVSYLPFAWIGEQMMSISCGLQVGYTLNFPEEPETALQNLREIGPHVMFAPPRLYEGMTRQVQVKYIDATWIKRKCYEFATKVGYKIADLKFEKQPVPWYLKILGWIAYITVQKKLKDHLGMSRLRHAYTGGAAMGPDHFRFFHALGVNLKQIYGQTEIAGISIVHRDGDVKFDTVGTPLPETEVRITEDGEIISRSPSVFQGYYKNEEATRKTLVDGWLYSGDRGFIDEDGHLVVFDRSKDVMTLSDGRPFSPQYLETRLKFSPYIQEVWVIGDKREYVTAVMCIDYAVVGKWADDKKITYTSYHELSQKPEVYDLVQKQIEEANKDLPTPAKIRKFVNLYKVFDADDEELTRTSKLRRAFVENRYRDIVDALYSDTDSVHMDTTITYEDGREQRIKTDLRIQKVED
- a CDS encoding HD domain-containing protein — translated: MSLSAVRRHPEEKVEEGHRQNFSLDTDRILHSLAYSRYIDKTQVFYLIKNDHITHRVLHVQLVSKIARTIGRLLRLNEDLIEAIALGHDIGHCPFGHDGERFLSDISLRHGLGHFLHNVQGVRFLEKIERKGKGWNLSLQVLDGILSHDGEVHTQTLTPDGEKTFEKLDMEIALKEKDPSTNIRPMTLEGCVVRMADTISYVGRDIEDAIRLGLIRREEIPEDCRRILGSTNGTIVYTLVEDLVANSLESPYLRFSGEVGESLKKLKDFNMSRIYQDEKGWKQTEKIRLMFELLFEKYLQDLETGNEASDVYHEFLDGMSDTYRNETPPPAIARDFIAGMTDEYFLGQCRKRLIPTRKERGLVQWSLS